A segment of the uncultured Fibrobacter sp. genome:
TCTAATTTTGCAGAGACTTTCGCATAGTTATCGTCAATCGGAAGCGTCACCGAGATGGAATATGTCGTGGCATCGTCCAAGACAATCTTTTCGGAGCTGCTGGAAGCCACCACGCTGCTAGAACTTGCGGGAGCGACAGAGCTGCTCGATGCCACAGAACTACTGAACGCAACCGGAGCATCGCCGATTTCAGGCCAGTTGTAATCCAGTTTAAAGTCGTTGTAGTACTTGACGTTTGCAGCCCCTGCGCCACTCACGCCCGTTTCCAGTTTCAACTTATAATCGTAATGCAGCTTGCGAATTCCCGTATTGCCAGTATACTGGTAATCGGTATTCACGACCACGGCAAAAACCATCTGCGTTCCGTTTGTAGAAGAAGGCGTCTTGTCTAGACGCAGCGTTGCAGAGCCTTCGCCCGTAATGGGTTCGCTGTAGACAGGCGTACCGTCGGTCGCGCGGTAGCACAGCAAGAAATTCATGTTCTTGTTGTTGGAATTTGCACCGTTCGGGTAGAAGCTCACCGTCACTTCCTTTGCGCCGCTTTGCACTTTCAGCGGCACCACGTTCGAGCCAGACCAACCCGGAGTTGTTTCCTGATTCGGAACAAGGTAGCCGTTGCTTTCCGTCACCGTCTGGTAGGGCGTCATGGTCCAGGTGTAGCTTTTCCTGTTATTGTCCCACATGTCCTGTTCCCAGTAGGTGTCGCTTCCAAAATGCTGGTTCAGCAAATTCTTGATTTCGCCGGACCATTTTTTCATGTCAAGCATCGCAAGCCTTGCGCGGAATTCGGTAATGAGCCTGCGCACGCCCGCATCGCCAAGGCCCTTGTCGAGGCCGTAGGTTTCGAGCAGGTATTTGGTCTTGCCGTAAGCGTTTCCGTAAATCCAGCGCACCGCACCCGTTCCAATCCATGTGCCGATAAACGTCGGGAAGATGTTGCTATACTGCGAGCCCCCCAGCAGGTAACGCTGATTTTTACCGGTCACGCCACCGTCATCGGCACCGCCGCCGGGGCCACCGAAGGTACCGTCGATGAGCCAGCCCGAATAGCATTCAATCGGCATAAATGGCGCAATGACCGTCGCCGCATTCAAAAATCCCATACCGCTGTATACACCATCGCGGTGGCTGAACATATCCTGCTGAATCCAGGTGTTGCCCGCTTCCTGGAACCAGTGTGCATCCTTTGCGCCGGGGTATCCATTCGTCATCGAGTGGATTCCCTCGTGAATCATCGCATCCATCTGCGCCACACGATCACGGTAAGGGCAACTCGTATTGAAACTGTACAGCGGATAGAACGAAGCGGCCACGGCCGTGTAGCCAGCCACCCATGTTTGCCAACCACCCGTGGTATCGTCCTTCGCACCACCGGCACACGTACCCGAGCCGTAGTAATAAACGGCGCTGTACTGGCCGTCCTGCGCCTGGGCATCCGGCGCCCATCCCATCTCATTGTACAGGTACTCGAAATCGGTATCGTACTTCTTGAGGATCGAATCAATCGTCACGTCGGTAATGCGGCTGTCGCGATCCTTGCCCCAATAAAACGCCCACCACTTACCGGCCTTCTTTCCGGTAACGCCCGAACAATTGTTATTGAACTTGGTCGGCGGCTGGATATCGCCCAGATTAGACTTCGTGTCGTAATCCAGGTCGCTGCGGTAACCGGGCCATGTGTAAGCATCACCCGACGCCGCGTATGAGTGAACACCTAGGGCAGCCGACAAAACGGCGCCCGGAATCAATCCCAAACAACTTTTTCGCATAACACACTCCAACTTTATGCGAAAATAAAAATACTCCCTTTTGTGCCAGGGAGTACCAAAACTTTCATTTACGTGTTGTCTGTGGACAACGGGCTTCGTCGCAATTACTTTTCACCTTATTTAATCATAACCACAGGCCAGTAGTTTTCGGGGCGTTGGTTCAAGTAAGCGAGACGAGTCCAAGAATCGTCGCGATAGCAGCCACCGAGCATCAGTTCATCAATCGTGCCCGTAAAACCGCCGACCTTAAAATCCTCTAAATCACGCGCACCCGTCCAGGCGATTTGTTCCGGCTCCGTTTCAATCTTGCGGTCGTTCACGTAGAAATTGGACTGCGAAGTCGTGTGGCGGCTGAAGGCAACATAGACCCACTCGCCCGCCTTAATATCAGACGTTCCAGACACCCAGGCGTATTTTATTGAATCGGAACTTGAATCAGGAACCCAGAGGTCCACAACAAAGCCTTTCTCCGGAACGTAGCGGAGTGCATATTCCTTCGACTTTTCAAAAATCGTCTGTTCTTCATCTATCGCATCAAGCTTCACCCAGACGGAGAAGCAGAAATATCCGCTACCGTCAAAATTCAGGTTCACCTTGTGTGTATCGTCGGGTTCCGCAGAATCCTTGACATAAAATCCACCTGCGGTATCCAGCTTTACACCTCCACCCACGACACCACCGACCATAGCATCCAAGCCAACGGAGCCAAGGACACGCCCGTCAAAGTAACCATACTCGGAATCATCGTTCATGGGAGAAAGCGGATTTCCGAAATGCCACACCAGCGAGTAACTGCGGTTCGTCGCAAAGATATCGTTTGCATAAGCAGAGCCGTTTTCCGTATCAAGGGGAGCATTATAAAGAATCTCCAGGGAATCCGTCACGTTCAGCGAATCCACCTTCACCCAAAGAATCGGCGTTTCCTGCTCAGTATCATAATCGGAAATTTTGATGGGGAGTTTCTTGCTGCGGGTCCCATCTTTTGAAACGCGAACGACATCCCAGCGGCCGTTTGCCGAGCAGCGCTGCAAATCGGAATCGCAACTTTCAGCCAGGCGGAGCGCAATCGGAATATCCGTTACGACAGAGGTCAAAGTATCTACGCCCTTCGGGAGCGCAAGCGGCGCCATGAAGGTATAAGAGACCGTATCTAGCGGGGTTTCGACACAAACCGTATCCAGCTTCGAATTGCAATCATCATCTTCTTGGATCTTTTGTACCAGGAACACGGTATCCGCGGACTTGACCGAAATATTTTCATATTTAACGGTGTCGCCTTCCAAGTAAATACGCAGGTTCATCGTATCTACAGGCAAGCTATCCGTAAAGACCTTGTGTTCGCGAACTGTCGCCTCGCGCAAAATGGTCGTCCCAAGCACCGTCACCACAGCAGAGGTTCCATCCGCGATAGAATCGCCCACGTAAAGAACGGCTGAACCCGGCGCACGCAGCGTATCGTTCACGGCAACGGAATCATCCTCCGTCACCTTCACGCCCTGCACCAAGAGCCGCCTTCCCGATTTTTCGTGATAAGCCTCGATAGCGTAAGTTCCATTAGGCACGGAATCCAGGCGGTAATAGCCGTCTTTGTCGGTTTCGGTAGAATACGCCGCAGGGAGAGCCGCACCTGTTGTGGCATCGTAGCCCTCGGGCACGCACTGGACTTTCGTACGCGCCGCTGGTTGCCCATTATCGAACACCAAAATGCCCGCGAGTTCAGGAGAACCCGTTTCGGCGCTATTGCCCGCCACATGGCTATCGGATGAACACGCCGCAAGCAAGGCAAGACCGGGTCCCACCGCAAAAACAGCAAAAACAGGGGCCAAGGCATGGCTCCACATACGGCCCAAAACAGACCACACCTTGCGACTTTTTTCAACACTCATCACCACTAATATAAATATAGATTTGCAAAAACGAATCCAAAATAGTGCAAAAAATTACCCGTTGTTTCTGGACAACGCCCAAAAAAGCAAAAAAACGGCATTTTTCGTGTTCCCATCCGCCACTTTTTATATACATTCAGGGTATGGCACCGCAAGCACTGAGACTATCCGAGATAACGATTTCAAATCTGCGCTCTATCCAGAGGCAGACGTTTCCGCTCAGTAGCTTTACGGCCCTTATCGGCTACAACAACGCCGGTAAGACGAATATCCTAATGGGCATTCGCTGGCTATTGTCCAATTTTTCGTTCGACATTTCGTACTTTGACGACCCGAACCGCCCCGTAGAAGTCATCGGCGTCTTTGACGGTATTTCGGAGCAGGTGCTCGGCCGCTTGGGCGAAGAACGTGCCGCTGCGGTGCGCCCCTACTTGCAGAATACGCCGCAGGGTCCGGGCAGACTACGCGTCAAGAAGGTGCAGCGCATTCCCGGCGAAAACCCCGATGGGCTCGATGTGCTGGTCTTTGTGCCGAGCAACCACCGCAAGGGCGACAAGCGCGAATGGGTCAGGCCCAGCGAAGAATTCAAGAAGGCCTACCACCGCATGTTCCCCGAATCCATTGCCATTTGGGACTTTGAAGGGAACCAGGCGTTCACCAAGCTTCTACATGAAATTTTCAAGCCGCTTGAGCGCCGCTTCGGAAGCGAAATCAACACGCTCTTGAACAAGTTCTGCGACCTGCTCTCGCCCGACAGCGAAAACCGCGCCGCCGAAATCGGGGCGTTCGACCGCGAAGTCAACGAAAAGCTTTCGCCGCTGTTCCCGAGCGTAAAAGTTGAGCTCGACATTCCCATGCCGACCCTCGAGACATTCCTCAAGAAGGCGAGCCTCAAGGTTATCGACGAAGACGACGGTTTCGAACGCGACATCAGCCGCATGGGCGAAGGCAGCAAGCGCGCTATCCAGATGGCCCTAGTGCGTTACCTCGCCGACGTAAAAAAGCACCACCATAACCATTACCTGAGCCGAACGCTGCTGCTCATCGATTCACCGGAACTTTACCTGCACCCGCAGGCGGTGGAACTTGTGCGCGTCGCCCTCAAGAACCTTTCGAACGAAGGCTACCAGGTGGTATTCGCGACGCACAGCGCCCAGATGGTCACCAGCGAAGACGTCAGCACCTCGCTCCTTATCCGCAAGAACAAGGCCCGCGGAACCTTTATGCGCAAGCGAATGGAAGACGCCGTGCACCAGGTGGTGCAAGACGCCCCGAGCCAACTGCAGATGCTTTTCAGCCTATCGAACAGCAACGAACTCCTTTTCGCCGACTACGTGCTTTTGACGGAAGGCAAGACGGAGTGGCGCGTACTCCCCGCCCTTTTCGAGCGCATCACGGGGCAGTCTTTCGCCTTGATTAAATGCGCCCTCGTAAGGCAGGGCGGCGTAAGCAACACGCGCAAGAGCATGCAGGTGCTGAGTGCCATGGACATGCCCGTGCGAGCCATCGTCGATTTGGACTACGCCTTTACCACCGCCACCCGCGACGGATTCCTAGAGGCAAACGATCCCGACATCAAGTACTGCCGCGACCTGTTCCGCGAACTCGCCTTTCACAACCACTTGCGCCTGGTGAACGGGCTCCCCGTCAACAAACACAGCAACATCAACGCCTCGACGGCATACGCCATGATGGCCTCGATGGAAGAAGCGCAGCAACCCATCCGTAGCATTCACGCGAAACTCCGCAGCCAGGGAATCTGGGTGTGGACACACGGCGCTATCGAAGAGCACCTAGGCCTTGAAGCCAAGAACGAAAACGCCTGGAGCAGGTTCATCGAACGCTGCAAGTCTCCGAACTTTATAAAAACGCTCCCCGACTACGCAAGCATCGAGGAGCTGTGCAAATGGATTATCGAAGGCAGCCGCGGGAATTAATATGTTCCCAGAAGGGAACGTACCTTCTCCATCATAGCCTTAGACTTAACACGAGCCTTTTCCTTACCGTAGGCAAGGATCTTGTCGATTTCTTCGGTGTGGTCCAGCAAGTAGAAGTACTTTTCGCGAGCAGCGCCCAGGTGTTCTTCGAGCACGTTCTGCAGTTCCTGCTTTGCGTGGCCCCAGCCCATGCCACCGGCGCGGTAGCGAGCAGCCAGAGCTTCAGTCTGTTCCGGCGTTGCAAACAGCTTGTACAGCTTGAACACGTTGCAAGTATCCGGATCCTTGGGTTCTTCGATACCCTGGGAGTTCGTCACGATCTTGCCAATCTTCTTCTTCAAGGCCTTGCTTTCGAGGAAGATGTCGATGACGTTATCGTAGGACTTGCTCATCTTGCGACCGTCGAGGCCCGGGATAATACCTGTGGTTTCCTGGAACACCGGTTCAGGAATCGTGAACACGTCTTCGCCAAAATGCTTATTGAACTTGATGGCGATATCGCGGGCAAATTCAACGTGCTGCTTCTGGTCCTTGCCAACCGGCACGATATCTGCACCGAACATCAGGATGTCGGCATCCATCAGGCACGGGTAGCAATAGAGGCCCATGTTCACGTTGGCATCCGGATCTTCGCCAGCGGCTTCGTTCTTCGCGACCTTGTCCTTGTAGGCGTGAGCGCGGTTCATGAAACCCTTCGGCGTAAAGCAGCTAAGCGCCCAGCTGAGTTCAAAAATCTCAGGAATGTCGCTCTGCTTGTAGAACAGGCCTTCTTCCGGGTTCAGGCCAAGGGCAAGCCAGGTCGCCGCAATCTTGTAGATGTTCGCGCGCATCTCGGCACCGTTCTGCACGGTAGTGAGAGCGTGGTAGTCCGCAATGAAGTAGACCGTATCGTAGGTCTTCGAAAGTTCAAGAGCGGGGCGGATTGCACCGAGATAGTTACCCAGGTGAGGTGTGCCGGTGGGCTTGATGCCCGTGAGAGAAATTTTTTTCGTGGCCATAGAATTGAAGGGTTAATGATTAGAATCTTTTAACAGTTTATCGAAATACACAATCGTCTTTTCGAGGCCCTGGCGCAAGGGAATCGTCGGTTCCCAACCGAGGGCGGATTTTGCAAGATCGATGTTCGGACGACGCATCTTCGGATCGTCACCGGGCAGCGGCTTGTACACAATCTTGCTCTTGGAACTCGTGAGTTCAAGAACTTCTTTAGCAAGTTCAAGCATCGTGAATTCGCCGGGGTTTCCGATATTCACCGGTCCAATAATCTTGTCCTGGTTCATCATGCGGACAAAACCTTCGATGAGGTCGTCCACGTAGCAGAAACTGCGCGTCTGGCTGCCGTCACCGTAAATGGTGATATCTTCGCCCTTGAGCGCCTGCACAATGAAGTTGCTCACCACGCGGCCGTCGTTCATGAGCATACGCGGTCCGTAGGTGTTAAAAATTCGAACGATGCGGATGTCCACATTGTTCTGGCGATGGTAATCCATGAACAAGGTCTCGGCGACACGCTTGCCTTCATCATAGCAACTGCGGATGCCGATGGGGTTCACGTTTCCCCAGTAGTCTTCGGTCTGCGGATGCACGGCAGGGTCACCGTAGACTTCGCTGGTGCTTGCCTGCAAGATGCGGGCCTTTACACGCTTTGCCATACCGAGCATATTGATGGCACCCATCACGCTCGTCTTGATGGTCTTCACCGGATTGAACTGGTAATGGATGGGGCTTGCAGGGCACGCCAAGTTAAAGATGCGGTCCACTTCCAAAAGAATCGGCTCCGTCACGTCATGGCGAATGAGTTCGAAGCGGCGGTTGTCGCGCAAGTGGTCGACATTCACCAGGCGCCCTGTAAAATAGTTGTCGAGGCAAATCACCTCGTGCCCGTCATTCAGCAGACGTTCACACAAGTGACTTCCCAGAAAACCCGCACCACCAGTAACTAGACAACGCATATTAAGCTCCAATTATTCGAGCATAATATAGCTATTTAACAATCTGGTTCTTACCGTGTTTCTTGCCCCAATACAGTTTTTCGTCTGCCTGACGGAGGTATTCCTCGTAGTCAGCAATACTTTCGCCCGTGCAAAGGCCAATAGTCGCCGTAATGGCAACCCGAGTTCCCTTGTGATAAATTTCCTGTTCCGAAAGATTCGTCCGGAACGTTTCCAAGACCTCCAATGCGCGGGAATTTTCCACCTGCGGCAGATAAAGCACAAATTCTTCGCCACCCCAGCGAACCGCCACAGCATCCTGGGGAAGGCAAGACTCAATGCACTTGCTTACCGCCGCCAAGACTCTATCGCCGGTTTCATGACCATAAGTGTCATTAATTTTCTTGAAGTCATCCACATCCAGCATCGCGACAGAGAAAGACGTTTCCTTTTCGTCCTTGCTACGCTTCATGATGCTTTCAAAGAACCGGCGGTTATAAAGGCCTGTCAGCATATCATGATTGCTGCTGTAGTCCAGTTTTTCGCGAGTCGTTCTCAGCTCCACCAAATAAAGGTTGGTTAAATAGAACAGCGAGAACAGCGTAATGATCAAGTTCAAGACTTTCACAAAAGAGCTGTGATGCAGAACCAAATCCATCAGTTCTGGATAAAGGGAATAATTAAAAACGGAAATCAAGCTAATTGCAACCGCAAGCGCAGCACCAATAAGCTGATATATGTGCTTTTTCCTGTTGGAATAAGGCAACATAAAGAAAATCACCGCCACCATGCCAATGACAAAAGTCAAGGTACCAAAATGACCGCCCGAAATCAATTCCGTCATAGCGGAGAAAAAAATGATTTCGAAGTAGGCGAAGGAAATTCTGAGATTTTCATCCTTAAAAATTGTCAAGAAAACAACGTATATCACAGAACTAATGGCATTCAGGACCACCAACGGGAAAAGTCCAAACTTCCAGAACAGGAACACATTAAAAATGTGAACGCACAGGCACATAATTAAGAAAATTAAGGTCCTATGCTCCGAGAGCGTTTCAAGAAATTTTTTCGGCATTTATTTTCCCCTTCTTACTTGAGAAATATTATTCTTCCTCGGTGTCCCGCGCCTCCTCGCTGTAAGCAGCCGCAGCAGTTCCGTTCAAGGCTACCAGACGTATTCCTCGCAGCGTCAAGAACGGATCATACTTGTCAATCAAGGACGTCCTGCGAGCAATCGTTTTTCCCCAACCGCCGGTCGCATACACAGGCATATCGTCGCAGGCCATTTCCTTCTTGATTTTGCCAATCAGAAATTCCAACTGGGCAAGGAATCCGTACAGAAGACCTGCGCGGATAGCGTCATCGGTATTGTCTGCCACCACGGCCTCTGGCCATTCGATAGTCACGGGTAAAAGGCGCGCGGCCTTTTCCGTCAAAGCATCCAGGCTCGCGTTAATGCCGGGAATAATCACGCCACCTGCAAAGGCGCCATCCTTCATGACGTCGAAAGTGGTAGCGGTCCCCATATCTACGACAATCGCATTCTTGAACCCCGCATCGCGCATGGCAATCACATTGCACAAGCGGTCGGCACCGGCCATCGACGGGTTCTGGTAATTAATCTGCAAGCCCATGCAGTTCTTGGAATTCACCACCTGCACCCGCTTTTTCAGCAAGGAATCCAGAGCCTTGATCCAGGGACGTTCCAAAGCGGGCACCACGGTAGAAAGTCCCACATGGGTAATCTCCTCGGATTTGATCTTGGAGAACCTCAAGAGACCGCCCACCTTGTTCATCACTTCGTCAGAGGTGGTTTCTTTGCGGGTGGTCAGGCGCCAATAATCAACCACCTTGGTATCCTTGAAAATACCAATCACCGTGTGGGAGTTGCCCACGTCGACCACAAAAGAAATC
Coding sequences within it:
- a CDS encoding DUF4859 domain-containing protein, producing MRKSCLGLIPGAVLSAALGVHSYAASGDAYTWPGYRSDLDYDTKSNLGDIQPPTKFNNNCSGVTGKKAGKWWAFYWGKDRDSRITDVTIDSILKKYDTDFEYLYNEMGWAPDAQAQDGQYSAVYYYGSGTCAGGAKDDTTGGWQTWVAGYTAVAASFYPLYSFNTSCPYRDRVAQMDAMIHEGIHSMTNGYPGAKDAHWFQEAGNTWIQQDMFSHRDGVYSGMGFLNAATVIAPFMPIECYSGWLIDGTFGGPGGGADDGGVTGKNQRYLLGGSQYSNIFPTFIGTWIGTGAVRWIYGNAYGKTKYLLETYGLDKGLGDAGVRRLITEFRARLAMLDMKKWSGEIKNLLNQHFGSDTYWEQDMWDNNRKSYTWTMTPYQTVTESNGYLVPNQETTPGWSGSNVVPLKVQSGAKEVTVSFYPNGANSNNKNMNFLLCYRATDGTPVYSEPITGEGSATLRLDKTPSSTNGTQMVFAVVVNTDYQYTGNTGIRKLHYDYKLKLETGVSGAGAANVKYYNDFKLDYNWPEIGDAPVAFSSSVASSSSVAPASSSSVVASSSSEKIVLDDATTYSISVTLPIDDNYAKVSAKLDVNEIAQKLGLTAATLSQATFFAQESDGNMVTNSTATAPGHWFGKDGKVVEWGESAYVFSEADLSKGTLSIGHYPNRVKDGEKYSFTQGLSYNGKSVLFKVNVSITNETGSGEATTALMFGLEGLSTHMNLAVRRGQIEVRYNLPRRDNVKISLFTGFGALIAQEMVGEQNAGAHTFAFDMNGLPMATYIVKVTTGSYREAKSISIFR
- a CDS encoding LamG-like jellyroll fold domain-containing protein, with product MSVEKSRKVWSVLGRMWSHALAPVFAVFAVGPGLALLAACSSDSHVAGNSAETGSPELAGILVFDNGQPAARTKVQCVPEGYDATTGAALPAAYSTETDKDGYYRLDSVPNGTYAIEAYHEKSGRRLLVQGVKVTEDDSVAVNDTLRAPGSAVLYVGDSIADGTSAVVTVLGTTILREATVREHKVFTDSLPVDTMNLRIYLEGDTVKYENISVKSADTVFLVQKIQEDDDCNSKLDTVCVETPLDTVSYTFMAPLALPKGVDTLTSVVTDIPIALRLAESCDSDLQRCSANGRWDVVRVSKDGTRSKKLPIKISDYDTEQETPILWVKVDSLNVTDSLEILYNAPLDTENGSAYANDIFATNRSYSLVWHFGNPLSPMNDDSEYGYFDGRVLGSVGLDAMVGGVVGGGVKLDTAGGFYVKDSAEPDDTHKVNLNFDGSGYFCFSVWVKLDAIDEEQTIFEKSKEYALRYVPEKGFVVDLWVPDSSSDSIKYAWVSGTSDIKAGEWVYVAFSRHTTSQSNFYVNDRKIETEPEQIAWTGARDLEDFKVGGFTGTIDELMLGGCYRDDSWTRLAYLNQRPENYWPVVMIK
- a CDS encoding AAA family ATPase gives rise to the protein MAPQALRLSEITISNLRSIQRQTFPLSSFTALIGYNNAGKTNILMGIRWLLSNFSFDISYFDDPNRPVEVIGVFDGISEQVLGRLGEERAAAVRPYLQNTPQGPGRLRVKKVQRIPGENPDGLDVLVFVPSNHRKGDKREWVRPSEEFKKAYHRMFPESIAIWDFEGNQAFTKLLHEIFKPLERRFGSEINTLLNKFCDLLSPDSENRAAEIGAFDREVNEKLSPLFPSVKVELDIPMPTLETFLKKASLKVIDEDDGFERDISRMGEGSKRAIQMALVRYLADVKKHHHNHYLSRTLLLIDSPELYLHPQAVELVRVALKNLSNEGYQVVFATHSAQMVTSEDVSTSLLIRKNKARGTFMRKRMEDAVHQVVQDAPSQLQMLFSLSNSNELLFADYVLLTEGKTEWRVLPALFERITGQSFALIKCALVRQGGVSNTRKSMQVLSAMDMPVRAIVDLDYAFTTATRDGFLEANDPDIKYCRDLFRELAFHNHLRLVNGLPVNKHSNINASTAYAMMASMEEAQQPIRSIHAKLRSQGIWVWTHGAIEEHLGLEAKNENAWSRFIERCKSPNFIKTLPDYASIEELCKWIIEGSRGN
- the trpS gene encoding tryptophan--tRNA ligase → MATKKISLTGIKPTGTPHLGNYLGAIRPALELSKTYDTVYFIADYHALTTVQNGAEMRANIYKIAATWLALGLNPEEGLFYKQSDIPEIFELSWALSCFTPKGFMNRAHAYKDKVAKNEAAGEDPDANVNMGLYCYPCLMDADILMFGADIVPVGKDQKQHVEFARDIAIKFNKHFGEDVFTIPEPVFQETTGIIPGLDGRKMSKSYDNVIDIFLESKALKKKIGKIVTNSQGIEEPKDPDTCNVFKLYKLFATPEQTEALAARYRAGGMGWGHAKQELQNVLEEHLGAAREKYFYLLDHTEEIDKILAYGKEKARVKSKAMMEKVRSLLGTY
- a CDS encoding UDP-glucuronic acid decarboxylase family protein, with protein sequence MRCLVTGGAGFLGSHLCERLLNDGHEVICLDNYFTGRLVNVDHLRDNRRFELIRHDVTEPILLEVDRIFNLACPASPIHYQFNPVKTIKTSVMGAINMLGMAKRVKARILQASTSEVYGDPAVHPQTEDYWGNVNPIGIRSCYDEGKRVAETLFMDYHRQNNVDIRIVRIFNTYGPRMLMNDGRVVSNFIVQALKGEDITIYGDGSQTRSFCYVDDLIEGFVRMMNQDKIIGPVNIGNPGEFTMLELAKEVLELTSSKSKIVYKPLPGDDPKMRRPNIDLAKSALGWEPTIPLRQGLEKTIVYFDKLLKDSNH
- a CDS encoding GGDEF domain-containing protein, with the protein product MPKKFLETLSEHRTLIFLIMCLCVHIFNVFLFWKFGLFPLVVLNAISSVIYVVFLTIFKDENLRISFAYFEIIFFSAMTELISGGHFGTLTFVIGMVAVIFFMLPYSNRKKHIYQLIGAALAVAISLISVFNYSLYPELMDLVLHHSSFVKVLNLIITLFSLFYLTNLYLVELRTTREKLDYSSNHDMLTGLYNRRFFESIMKRSKDEKETSFSVAMLDVDDFKKINDTYGHETGDRVLAAVSKCIESCLPQDAVAVRWGGEEFVLYLPQVENSRALEVLETFRTNLSEQEIYHKGTRVAITATIGLCTGESIADYEEYLRQADEKLYWGKKHGKNQIVK
- a CDS encoding type III pantothenate kinase; this translates as MKKDLKKTVDTVNTISFVVDVGNSHTVIGIFKDTKVVDYWRLTTRKETTSDEVMNKVGGLLRFSKIKSEEITHVGLSTVVPALERPWIKALDSLLKKRVQVVNSKNCMGLQINYQNPSMAGADRLCNVIAMRDAGFKNAIVVDMGTATTFDVMKDGAFAGGVIIPGINASLDALTEKAARLLPVTIEWPEAVVADNTDDAIRAGLLYGFLAQLEFLIGKIKKEMACDDMPVYATGGWGKTIARRTSLIDKYDPFLTLRGIRLVALNGTAAAAYSEEARDTEEE